Proteins encoded by one window of Marixanthomonas sp. SCSIO 43207:
- a CDS encoding 3-oxoacyl-ACP synthase III family protein, which yields MYTSKITGLGHYVPENVVTNDDLSKMMDTNDAWIQERTGIKERRHIKKGDGNSTSVMGVKASEIALKEANLTPNDIDMIVFATLSPDMYFPGGGVEVQEMMGMRTIPALDVRNQCSGFVYAMSVADQFIKTGMYKNILVIGSENHSGGLDFTTRGRSVSVIFGDGAGAAVVSRNEQDDTGILSSHLHSEGKHKDELALQGPSTEYWVPEIIEKNPQEDIPYYPYMNGQFVFKHAIVRFAEVIHEGLEANGLTVADIDMLIPHQANLRISQFIQQKLKLSDDQVFNNIQKYGNTTAASIPIALSEAHKAGKIKKGDLVVLAAFGSGFTWGSVIVRW from the coding sequence ATGTATACTTCAAAAATTACAGGGCTTGGTCATTATGTGCCTGAAAACGTTGTAACCAATGACGATCTTTCAAAAATGATGGATACAAACGATGCTTGGATTCAAGAACGTACCGGAATTAAAGAACGAAGACACATTAAAAAAGGAGATGGTAATTCTACTTCAGTAATGGGTGTAAAAGCTTCTGAAATTGCTTTAAAAGAAGCAAATCTAACTCCCAACGATATTGATATGATTGTTTTTGCCACTTTAAGTCCAGATATGTATTTTCCGGGTGGTGGCGTAGAAGTACAAGAAATGATGGGTATGCGTACTATACCGGCGCTAGATGTGCGTAACCAATGTAGTGGGTTTGTTTATGCTATGTCTGTGGCAGATCAATTTATTAAAACAGGAATGTATAAAAACATTTTAGTAATTGGGAGTGAAAACCATAGTGGCGGCCTCGATTTTACCACTCGCGGTAGAAGTGTGTCTGTGATATTTGGTGATGGAGCAGGAGCTGCAGTTGTTTCAAGAAATGAACAAGATGATACTGGTATACTTTCATCTCATTTACATAGCGAAGGAAAACATAAAGATGAATTGGCATTACAAGGACCTAGTACAGAATATTGGGTTCCAGAAATTATTGAAAAAAACCCACAAGAAGACATTCCTTATTATCCTTATATGAATGGTCAATTTGTATTTAAACACGCGATAGTCCGTTTTGCAGAAGTAATTCACGAAGGGCTCGAAGCCAACGGTCTTACCGTGGCAGATATAGATATGCTTATTCCGCATCAAGCCAACTTGCGAATTTCTCAATTCATTCAACAAAAATTAAAATTGAGTGATGATCAAGTTTTCAATAATATTCAAAAATACGGAAACACCACTGCGGCGTCTATCCCTATCGCACTTTCTGAAGCACATAAAGCAGGTAAAATAAAGAAAGGAGACTTAGTGGTTTTAGCTGCTTTTGGTAGTGGTTTTACGTGGGGAAGTGTGATTGTTAGATGGTAA
- a CDS encoding S9 family peptidase, producing the protein MKKLTALFIFLLISSAIYAQVDKNYQKPPKEILDLVEAPPAPSVIIDDKGENVILLYRDSYKSIAELSETEMRLGGLRINPKTNIGSRTNYYNNIEIKKATDKNSKQVTGLPKNARLSNFSWSPNQKMIAFLHTGQEGVEAWVLNIENKSVKKLTNASVNANMGDVINWFKDSSSLLVKMLPNNRKELINTAEAVPTGPTISVSDGEKAQNRTYQDLLKNPNDEANFEQLALSEIKKVSVTGEISNFLPTAMYRSISFSPNGDYILVSEIKKPFSYLVPYYRFPYNETVYDNNGKVVTVINEVPLDEVRPKGFMATRTGKRNFSWRNDKPATLYWVEALDEGDPENEVDYRDVVYQVEAPFTGKGKEILKTKNRFSGITWGDDKNAIAYDYWWNDRNTKTYLFNPSNMSEKPVIIFDRNYQDRYSDPGNFVTTRNKFNRSVLELNNQTAYLMGEGYSKEGQFPFVDEFNLKNKKTKRVYQSSYTDKKENLYDAIDMKKGKILVRIESQNEYPNYYFRNINKKEDLTPVTSFENPFKSLQNVHKEVITYKRDDGLELEGTLYLPVGYDKDKKEKKPMILWAYPREFKDKSSASQNTTNPNEFIYPFWGSPIYWVTQGYVVLDDAAFPIVGEGDEEPNDTFRSQLIANAKAAIDAVDDMGYIDRNRVAVGGHSYGAFMVANLLSHSDLFAAGIARSGAYNRTLTPFGFQSEERSYWDSPETYYTMSPFMHAEKMKTPLLLIHGEADNNSGTYPLQSERYFNALKGLGATARLVMLPKESHGYRAKESILHLLWEQDTWLDTYVKNKEKSDDAKNAKAEGK; encoded by the coding sequence ATGAAAAAACTTACTGCATTATTTATTTTTCTACTTATTTCTTCTGCAATTTATGCACAAGTAGATAAGAACTATCAAAAACCTCCAAAAGAAATTCTTGACCTTGTTGAGGCACCGCCGGCACCTTCAGTAATTATTGATGACAAGGGTGAAAATGTTATTCTTTTATACAGAGACTCCTATAAGTCTATCGCTGAACTTTCAGAAACTGAAATGCGCTTGGGCGGTTTACGTATTAATCCAAAAACAAATATTGGTAGCCGCACCAATTACTATAATAATATAGAAATTAAAAAAGCTACTGATAAAAACTCAAAACAAGTCACTGGTCTTCCTAAAAACGCAAGGTTATCAAATTTTAGCTGGTCGCCCAATCAAAAAATGATTGCTTTTTTACATACCGGTCAAGAAGGTGTAGAAGCTTGGGTGTTAAACATTGAAAATAAATCTGTCAAAAAATTGACCAATGCATCTGTCAATGCCAATATGGGAGACGTTATTAATTGGTTTAAAGACAGCTCTAGTTTATTGGTTAAAATGTTACCAAACAACCGAAAAGAACTAATCAATACTGCTGAAGCTGTTCCTACAGGCCCTACTATTTCTGTGAGTGATGGAGAAAAAGCACAGAATAGAACCTATCAAGATTTATTAAAAAATCCTAATGACGAAGCAAACTTTGAGCAATTAGCTCTTTCAGAAATAAAAAAGGTTTCTGTCACTGGTGAGATTTCAAACTTTCTTCCTACGGCAATGTACCGAAGCATTAGTTTTTCACCAAATGGCGATTATATTTTGGTTTCAGAAATTAAAAAACCTTTTTCTTATTTAGTTCCTTATTATCGCTTTCCGTACAACGAAACTGTTTATGATAATAATGGAAAGGTAGTTACGGTAATTAATGAAGTACCGCTTGATGAAGTTCGCCCAAAAGGATTTATGGCAACTAGAACCGGTAAAAGAAACTTTAGCTGGCGAAATGATAAACCTGCAACTTTATATTGGGTTGAAGCTCTAGATGAAGGAGATCCAGAAAATGAAGTAGACTATAGAGATGTTGTATATCAAGTTGAAGCACCTTTTACCGGAAAAGGAAAAGAAATTTTAAAAACAAAAAATAGATTTTCAGGTATTACTTGGGGTGATGATAAAAATGCCATTGCCTATGATTATTGGTGGAATGATAGAAATACTAAAACCTATCTTTTTAATCCTTCAAACATGTCTGAAAAGCCTGTTATTATTTTTGATAGAAACTATCAAGATCGATACAGTGATCCTGGAAACTTTGTTACTACCAGAAATAAGTTTAACCGCTCAGTGCTAGAACTTAACAATCAAACGGCTTATTTAATGGGCGAAGGATATTCAAAAGAAGGGCAATTTCCTTTTGTGGATGAATTTAATTTAAAAAATAAAAAGACAAAGCGTGTGTATCAATCTAGTTATACCGATAAAAAGGAAAATTTATATGATGCAATTGATATGAAAAAAGGGAAAATACTTGTTAGAATAGAATCACAAAATGAGTATCCTAATTATTATTTCAGAAATATCAATAAAAAAGAAGATTTAACACCGGTTACTTCGTTTGAAAACCCTTTTAAAAGTTTACAAAATGTTCACAAAGAAGTAATTACTTACAAACGTGATGATGGTCTTGAACTTGAAGGAACACTTTACTTACCGGTAGGTTATGACAAGGATAAAAAAGAAAAAAAGCCAATGATTCTTTGGGCGTACCCAAGAGAATTTAAGGATAAAAGCAGTGCTTCGCAAAACACAACCAATCCTAATGAGTTTATTTATCCATTTTGGGGAAGTCCTATATATTGGGTGACTCAAGGATATGTAGTGCTAGATGATGCTGCTTTCCCAATTGTAGGTGAAGGTGATGAAGAACCAAATGATACTTTTAGAAGTCAACTTATAGCAAATGCCAAAGCTGCAATCGATGCTGTAGATGATATGGGATATATTGATAGAAATCGTGTTGCTGTAGGTGGTCACAGTTATGGAGCTTTTATGGTTGCAAATCTTTTAAGCCATAGTGATTTGTTTGCCGCAGGAATAGCAAGAAGTGGTGCTTACAATCGCACCTTAACTCCTTTTGGTTTCCAAAGCGAAGAACGTAGTTACTGGGACTCTCCAGAAACGTATTATACCATGTCACCTTTTATGCACGCTGAAAAAATGAAAACACCGTTGCTTTTAATTCATGGTGAAGCTGATAATAACTCTGGAACCTATCCCCTGCAAAGCGAACGCTATTTTAATGCTTTAAAAGGACTTGGTGCTACAGCCAGACTTGTAATGCTTCCTAAAGAAAGTCACGGTTATAGAGCAAAAGAAAGCATTTTACACTTATTGTGGGAACAAGATACTTGGCTAGATACCTATGTTAAAAACAAAGAAAAAAGTGATGACGCCAAAAATGCCAAAGCAGAAGGAAAGTAA
- a CDS encoding CoA-binding protein, whose protein sequence is MKKTLVLGASLKPSRYSNIAINRLVKNNIEVEAVGLREGEVAGISITTEKENFKNIDTVTLYLNPKRQEAYYDYILSLQPNRVIFNPGTENPEFYTLLKENNIEFEVACTLVLLASNQY, encoded by the coding sequence ATGAAAAAGACACTTGTATTGGGAGCAAGCCTAAAACCCTCTAGATATTCAAATATCGCTATTAATAGATTGGTTAAAAATAATATTGAAGTAGAAGCTGTTGGGTTACGAGAAGGAGAAGTAGCGGGTATTTCTATCACTACGGAAAAAGAAAACTTTAAAAATATAGATACTGTTACTCTTTATTTAAATCCAAAACGCCAAGAGGCTTATTATGATTACATTCTTTCTTTACAGCCTAATAGAGTAATCTTTAACCCAGGAACTGAAAACCCTGAGTTTTATACGCTTCTAAAAGAAAATAATATTGAGTTTGAAGTTGCTTGTACGTTAGTTCTTTTGGCTTCTAATCAATATTAA
- a CDS encoding outer membrane beta-barrel family protein yields the protein MKQLFCLLAFLAFTTSWASVSSHNEKNGSIQGVVMDKLLQQPIPYVTVAVKKLDGTIITGGVTNDSGTFLIENIPEGKSIVSIQFIGYKIHTSEIEISKENSSINLGTVYLEENVDSLDEVTVVAERSTIEQKLDRKVINVGKDLTTSGPTASDIMNNLPSVSVDQQTGDLSLRGNQNVRVMVDGKLSNVPVAQLLKQIPSTSIKQIELITNPSAKYNPEGMSGIINIILHKNVNIGFNGNANVGLTYEEQAKFNSSIDMNYRNGKINLYGNWGHNTSKNENFGNIFRPDDNSEQFFFFLDDRRSNLFKVGLDFYLNDKNTLSFFTNQNIFDGDFSGTTDILYYNQPSLNQTQLFFSDSENQSSQYNFNYKLDFNKEGHNIEVEADYNTFTNDEIADFRFTGNNLIPNYMDFVDTERDRLTVNVDYVNPISETAKIEAGLEARLFETNIDYASTGQTFNADGQLIDTPNTAFDYNRDIYSAYVTYGKEFEKWSFQAGARVETVDVKADTNTTRAFTNDYVQVYPSAYVTYTPTEKNQFQVSYSRRVDRPGLEQVNPIREWSTPLISSFGNTQLEPQFTNSFEANYTRSLEKGSITGGVFYRAIEDEINRAVFIDRTDLNKVILTFDNFANTSAYGIELSGNYRPFKWWNFNTSFDLYSQTQKGITERLINAGDNPTVGDIISETIEVDNTAWNFRMINNFKVTKQLTLSAFGFYRGKNKGLQFEVDPMYFVNLGARYSLWDGKGTFSINYNDIFDTMKFAIDGNRPYRQVGAFNWESNTVYVGLSYRFGGGKYRAKSRKQRDDREKDGGGGIF from the coding sequence ATGAAACAGTTATTTTGTTTACTTGCCTTTTTGGCATTTACAACCTCTTGGGCTTCAGTTAGCTCACACAATGAAAAAAACGGCTCTATTCAGGGTGTCGTTATGGACAAACTCTTACAGCAGCCTATACCGTACGTAACGGTTGCCGTAAAAAAACTTGACGGAACTATAATCACCGGTGGTGTAACAAATGATTCAGGAACGTTTTTAATAGAAAATATTCCTGAAGGCAAAAGCATAGTGAGTATACAGTTTATTGGGTACAAAATACATACTTCCGAAATTGAAATTTCAAAAGAAAATTCCTCTATCAATTTAGGTACCGTTTATCTAGAAGAAAATGTAGATTCATTAGACGAAGTTACTGTGGTGGCAGAACGTTCAACCATTGAACAAAAACTAGATAGAAAAGTAATTAATGTAGGTAAAGACCTCACTACTTCGGGACCTACCGCTTCAGATATTATGAATAATCTTCCTTCTGTAAGTGTTGATCAACAAACAGGCGACCTTTCATTAAGAGGAAACCAAAATGTTCGGGTAATGGTAGACGGAAAACTATCTAATGTTCCGGTGGCCCAATTGCTTAAACAAATACCTTCTACTTCAATCAAACAAATTGAGTTAATCACAAACCCTTCAGCAAAATATAATCCTGAAGGTATGAGCGGTATTATTAATATCATACTTCATAAAAACGTGAATATAGGCTTTAACGGAAATGCCAATGTAGGACTAACCTATGAAGAACAAGCAAAGTTTAACAGCTCTATAGATATGAATTACCGAAACGGAAAAATTAACCTGTACGGAAACTGGGGGCATAATACGTCAAAGAATGAAAATTTTGGAAACATCTTTCGTCCAGATGATAACTCTGAACAATTTTTCTTCTTCCTAGATGATAGAAGGTCAAATTTATTTAAAGTAGGGCTTGATTTTTACCTCAATGACAAAAACACCTTGTCTTTTTTCACAAACCAAAATATATTTGATGGCGATTTTTCAGGAACAACAGATATACTTTATTATAATCAACCTTCACTCAACCAAACACAATTATTTTTTAGTGATTCTGAAAACCAATCGTCACAATACAATTTTAATTACAAGTTAGATTTTAATAAAGAAGGGCACAACATAGAGGTTGAAGCAGACTACAACACCTTTACCAACGATGAAATAGCCGATTTCCGTTTTACCGGAAATAACCTTATCCCAAACTACATGGATTTTGTAGACACAGAACGAGATAGGCTTACGGTAAATGTAGATTATGTAAACCCTATTTCAGAAACTGCAAAAATTGAAGCAGGTCTTGAAGCGCGTCTTTTTGAAACCAATATTGACTACGCTTCTACCGGTCAAACATTTAATGCAGACGGACAATTAATTGATACTCCCAATACTGCTTTTGATTACAATCGCGATATATATTCAGCATACGTAACCTACGGAAAAGAATTTGAAAAATGGTCTTTTCAAGCCGGTGCCCGAGTTGAAACCGTTGACGTAAAAGCAGATACCAATACTACACGTGCTTTTACAAATGACTACGTTCAAGTATACCCTTCGGCTTACGTTACGTATACACCAACAGAAAAAAATCAATTTCAAGTAAGCTATAGCCGAAGAGTAGATAGACCCGGTTTAGAGCAAGTAAACCCAATTAGAGAATGGAGCACACCGTTAATTTCTTCATTCGGAAACACCCAATTAGAACCACAATTTACCAACTCATTTGAAGCCAATTACACTAGAAGCTTAGAAAAAGGAAGTATTACAGGAGGTGTTTTTTATCGGGCAATTGAAGATGAAATTAATCGCGCTGTTTTTATAGATAGAACCGATTTAAACAAAGTAATTTTAACCTTTGACAACTTTGCAAATACATCAGCCTACGGAATAGAGCTTTCAGGTAATTACCGTCCTTTTAAATGGTGGAATTTTAACACCAGTTTTGATTTGTATTCTCAAACACAAAAAGGTATAACAGAACGCCTTATTAACGCTGGTGACAATCCAACTGTAGGAGATATAATTTCCGAAACCATAGAAGTTGATAATACTGCCTGGAATTTTAGAATGATTAATAATTTCAAGGTAACTAAGCAACTTACGCTTTCGGCATTTGGTTTTTATCGTGGTAAAAACAAGGGGCTTCAGTTTGAGGTAGACCCAATGTATTTTGTAAATCTTGGTGCCAGATATAGCCTTTGGGATGGTAAAGGAACTTTTAGCATAAACTATAATGACATTTTTGACACTATGAAATTTGCAATAGATGGCAACCGTCCATACCGTCAAGTAGGTGCATTTAATTGGGAAAGTAACACAGTTTATGTAGGACTTTCATATCGTTTTGGTGGTGGAAAGTATCGTGCCAAATCAAGAAAGCAACGTGATGATAGAGAGAAAGATGGCGGTGGCGGAATATTTTAA
- a CDS encoding TetR family transcriptional regulator C-terminal domain-containing protein has protein sequence MATKKTATKKKAITREDIITNYMTYVLENEQVPKSVYKFCKEHAMKEEEFYNFFGSFDGLRNEIWNTFFDHSLQLAHKNKAYNGFTNQEKMLTFFFTFFEMLTANRSYVLFALKEHKDMMKNLSQLKGLRSRVKEFSSELINEKNKEKNLKILKQPVSVFSEGAWLQTLFILKYWMEDSSPSFEKTDVVIEKSVRAIFDVFETTPLESVIDFGKFLWKDKMN, from the coding sequence ATGGCAACAAAGAAAACAGCGACCAAAAAGAAAGCAATCACTCGAGAGGATATAATCACTAATTATATGACGTATGTTTTAGAGAATGAACAAGTGCCTAAGAGTGTTTACAAATTCTGTAAAGAACATGCTATGAAAGAAGAAGAGTTTTACAACTTTTTTGGTTCTTTTGATGGGTTACGCAATGAAATCTGGAACACTTTTTTTGATCATTCATTACAATTGGCTCATAAAAATAAAGCATATAATGGCTTTACCAACCAAGAAAAAATGCTCACTTTTTTCTTTACTTTTTTTGAAATGCTAACCGCAAATAGAAGTTATGTTCTTTTCGCTCTCAAAGAGCATAAAGATATGATGAAAAACCTCTCACAATTAAAAGGACTTCGCAGTAGAGTAAAAGAATTTTCTTCTGAATTGATCAATGAAAAAAACAAAGAAAAAAATCTTAAAATATTAAAACAGCCTGTTTCTGTTTTTTCTGAAGGCGCTTGGCTTCAAACTCTATTTATTTTAAAATATTGGATGGAGGATAGTTCACCTTCTTTTGAAAAAACAGACGTTGTGATTGAAAAATCTGTACGAGCAATCTTTGATGTTTTTGAAACGACACCTTTAGAAAGTGTGATAGACTTTGGTAAATTTCTTTGGAAAGATAAAATGAATTAA
- the htpG gene encoding molecular chaperone HtpG, with product MSKGTINVSVENIFPLIKKFLYSDHEIFLRELISNATDATLKLKHLANIGEANDVAYGNPKIEVKIDKENKTLHIIDEGIGMTKDEVEKYINQIAFSGAEEFIEKYKDKEGEDTGIIGHFGLGFYSSFMVASKVEIITKSFKDEPAAHWVCDGSPNFTLEEADKQTRGTEIILHISEDETEFLEEGRIRELLVKYNKFMPIPIKFGMKTETLPKPEDAKEDDPAPTKEVENIINNPNPAWTKQPTELEEKDYKGFYRELYPMQFEEPLFHIHLNVDYPFNLTGILYFPKMTNDMNIQKDKIQLYQNQVFVTDNVEGIVPEFLTMLRGVIDSPDIPLNVSRSYLQADGAVKKISSYITRKVADKLKTLFNNNREDFEQKWNDIKVVIEYGMLTEDKFFEKAQKFALYPTVDGDYFTFEELEEKIKENHTDKDGKLVVLYASNKDEQHSYIQEAKDKGYTILMLDSPIVSHLLQKLEGSKENVNFVRVDSEPVENLIKKEENQVSKLSDEEKETLKTFLTETIPSEKFTVQLEAMDSKANPFVITEPEFMRRMKEMQQTGGGGMFGMGNMPEMYNLIVNTNHELVSEILNTKTQKKKERLVNQALDLAKLSKNLLKGEDMTAFIKRSYDMIK from the coding sequence ATGAGTAAAGGAACTATTAATGTATCAGTTGAAAATATTTTTCCGCTGATAAAAAAGTTTTTATACAGCGATCACGAGATATTTTTGCGTGAGCTTATTTCAAATGCAACAGATGCAACACTTAAACTAAAACATTTAGCCAACATTGGGGAGGCAAATGATGTTGCTTACGGAAACCCAAAGATTGAAGTAAAAATTGATAAAGAGAATAAAACTCTTCATATAATTGATGAAGGTATTGGGATGACCAAAGATGAGGTTGAAAAATACATTAATCAAATTGCATTTTCTGGCGCCGAAGAGTTTATTGAAAAATATAAAGATAAAGAAGGTGAAGACACCGGAATTATTGGTCATTTTGGCCTTGGCTTCTACTCTTCATTTATGGTGGCGAGTAAAGTTGAAATTATCACAAAGAGTTTTAAAGACGAACCAGCTGCACATTGGGTATGTGATGGATCACCAAACTTCACCTTAGAAGAAGCAGATAAACAAACCCGTGGTACCGAAATTATACTTCACATTTCTGAAGATGAGACCGAATTTTTGGAAGAAGGTCGCATACGTGAGTTATTGGTTAAATACAACAAGTTTATGCCTATTCCAATTAAGTTTGGAATGAAAACCGAAACGTTACCAAAACCAGAAGATGCCAAAGAAGATGATCCTGCGCCAACTAAAGAGGTTGAGAACATTATTAATAACCCAAACCCGGCGTGGACAAAACAACCAACCGAGCTAGAAGAAAAAGATTATAAAGGATTTTATCGCGAGTTGTATCCTATGCAATTTGAAGAACCTTTATTTCATATTCACTTAAATGTTGATTATCCGTTTAATCTTACAGGAATACTTTATTTCCCTAAGATGACAAACGATATGAACATTCAAAAAGATAAAATTCAATTATACCAAAATCAAGTATTTGTAACAGATAATGTAGAAGGTATTGTTCCAGAATTTTTAACGATGCTTCGTGGTGTGATTGACAGCCCTGACATTCCGCTTAACGTTTCGCGAAGCTATTTACAAGCAGATGGAGCTGTAAAGAAAATCTCTAGTTACATTACTCGTAAAGTAGCAGATAAGCTTAAAACGTTATTTAACAATAATCGCGAAGACTTTGAACAAAAGTGGAATGACATAAAAGTTGTTATTGAATACGGAATGCTTACCGAAGATAAGTTTTTTGAAAAAGCTCAAAAGTTTGCATTATACCCAACAGTAGATGGAGACTATTTCACATTTGAAGAACTAGAAGAAAAAATTAAAGAAAACCATACCGATAAAGATGGTAAACTAGTTGTATTATATGCTTCAAATAAAGACGAACAACACAGCTACATACAAGAAGCAAAAGACAAAGGTTACACAATATTAATGCTAGACTCTCCTATAGTATCTCACTTATTACAGAAACTAGAAGGAAGCAAAGAAAATGTAAACTTTGTACGTGTTGACAGTGAACCTGTTGAAAATTTAATCAAAAAAGAAGAAAATCAAGTTTCAAAACTTTCAGACGAAGAAAAAGAAACTTTAAAAACCTTTTTGACTGAAACAATTCCTTCTGAAAAATTTACCGTTCAACTAGAAGCGATGGATAGTAAAGCAAACCCATTTGTAATTACCGAGCCTGAGTTTATGCGCCGCATGAAAGAGATGCAGCAAACCGGTGGCGGTGGCATGTTCGGTATGGGTAATATGCCAGAAATGTACAATTTAATTGTAAACACAAATCACGAATTGGTTTCTGAAATATTAAACACCAAAACTCAGAAAAAGAAAGAACGTTTGGTTAATCAAGCTTTAGATTTAGCCAAGTTGAGCAAAAATCTTTTAAAAGGTGAAGATATGACCGCGTTTATCAAACGAAGTTACGATATGATAAAGTAA
- a CDS encoding AarF/ABC1/UbiB kinase family protein: MKTIDSIPTGKIKRAGKLVSTGVKVGGNYLKYYSGKLVNPDLNKDALNESNAEDIYDGLKNLKGSALKVAQMLSMEKNIMPKAYVEKFSLAQFQVPPLSAPLVRKTFKKYFNQEPEDLYDSFNANSVAAASIGQVHKAEKDGKKLAVKIQYPGVADSISSDLALVKPFAIKMFNLKGKDSEKYFKEIEEKLLEETDYNLEVAQSKFTTEACKNIPNLKFPKYYEDLSTDRIITMDWMTGKHLSEFTKDNQDKAKANKIGQALWDFYMFQMHELKSVHADPHPGNFLVDEDGNLIAIDFGCIKKVPEEFYTPYFELAKPENINNPDVFMQKMYELEILRNDDSPEEVKFFSELFHEMLSLFTKPFHGETFDFSDEVFFGKIAELSDKYSKDTELRKMNGNRGSKHFLYINRTFFGLYNLLNDLGAAVSINNYKKYI; encoded by the coding sequence ATGAAGACAATAGATTCAATTCCTACGGGAAAAATAAAACGCGCCGGAAAATTAGTTAGTACCGGAGTAAAAGTTGGCGGAAACTATCTTAAATATTATAGTGGTAAACTTGTTAACCCAGACCTCAACAAAGATGCTTTAAATGAAAGTAATGCCGAAGATATTTATGACGGTTTAAAAAACCTGAAAGGAAGTGCTCTTAAAGTAGCACAAATGCTTAGTATGGAAAAAAACATCATGCCGAAAGCATATGTAGAAAAATTTTCGTTGGCACAATTTCAAGTTCCGCCATTGTCTGCGCCTTTGGTGCGTAAAACGTTTAAAAAATATTTTAATCAAGAACCTGAGGATTTGTATGATTCTTTTAATGCAAACTCAGTGGCGGCTGCCAGTATTGGTCAAGTGCATAAAGCTGAAAAAGATGGAAAAAAATTAGCTGTTAAAATTCAATATCCGGGCGTTGCAGACAGTATAAGCAGTGACCTTGCACTAGTTAAACCTTTTGCCATCAAAATGTTTAATTTAAAAGGTAAAGATTCTGAAAAATACTTTAAAGAAATTGAAGAAAAGTTACTTGAAGAAACAGACTACAATCTAGAAGTGGCTCAAAGCAAATTTACTACTGAGGCTTGCAAAAACATTCCCAATTTAAAATTTCCGAAGTATTATGAAGATCTAAGCACAGATCGCATCATTACAATGGATTGGATGACAGGAAAGCACCTTTCAGAATTTACAAAAGATAATCAAGACAAGGCCAAAGCCAACAAAATAGGGCAGGCATTGTGGGATTTTTATATGTTTCAAATGCACGAACTTAAAAGCGTTCATGCAGATCCGCATCCCGGGAACTTTTTGGTTGACGAGGACGGAAATTTAATTGCTATCGATTTTGGCTGTATTAAAAAAGTACCTGAAGAATTTTACACACCCTATTTTGAACTCGCAAAACCCGAAAACATCAATAACCCCGATGTTTTTATGCAGAAAATGTATGAGTTAGAAATTTTAAGAAATGATGATTCACCCGAAGAGGTAAAGTTTTTTTCAGAGTTATTTCATGAAATGCTGAGTTTGTTTACAAAACCATTTCACGGCGAAACGTTTGATTTTTCAGATGAGGTTTTCTTCGGAAAAATTGCCGAATTAAGTGATAAATATTCAAAAGACACAGAATTACGTAAAATGAATGGTAATCGAGGTTCTAAGCATTTTTTATATATCAATAGAACTTTCTTTGGGTTGTATAATTTATTAAATGATTTGGGAGCAGCGGTTTCTATCAATAACTACAAAAAGTATATTTAA